Proteins from one Dioscorea cayenensis subsp. rotundata cultivar TDr96_F1 unplaced genomic scaffold, TDr96_F1_v2_PseudoChromosome.rev07_lg8_w22 25.fasta BLBR01000075.1, whole genome shotgun sequence genomic window:
- the LOC120253392 gene encoding dual-specificity RNA methyltransferase RlmN, with amino-acid sequence MAIRSVFDAGALKAELESASISPSFIPTIWKYVIQNPECDLDDIPSLPSKAYPILRSKFRAMTTTVTSTSDSKDRVTTKLLIRLQNGSSVEAVIMRYDTRLGKYDGKPRLGGPRSTLCVSSQVGCKMGCKFCATGTMGFKSNLSSGEIVEQLVHANRISHIRNVVFMGMGEPLNNYTALVEAIQAMLGFPFQLSAKRITVSTVGIIHAINKLHDDLPNVNLAVSLHAPDQDVRCQIMPAARAFPLARLIDAMRAYQNKSGQKIFIEYIMLDGVNDQDQHAHQLGKLLEKLKSVVNLIPFNPIGTTSGFKTSSEQNVKSFQRILRGVYNVRTTVRQEMGQDISGACGQLVVNLSEQRSAGGASLLTDIEDLHI; translated from the exons ATGGCGATCCGCTCGGTTTTCGATGCTGGAGCTCTGAAAGCGGAGCTCGAGAGCGCCTCCATCAGCCCAAGCTTCATCCCGACCATCTGGAA GTATGTGATTCAGAACCCGGAATGCGATCTCGATGACATCCCGTCGCTGCCGTCCAAAGCGTATCCCATTCTCCGATCCAAGTTCAGGGCCATGACCACCACCGTCACGTCGACCTCTGATTCCAAGGATCGGGTCACTACCAAGCTCCTCATCCGGCTTCAG AATGGCTCTTCTGTTGAAGCTGTGATTATGAGGTATGATACACGACTAGGTAAATATGATGGCAAGCCTCGTCTTGGCGGTCCAAGATCAACTTTGTGTGTCTCATCCCAG GTTGGTTGCAAGATGGGATGCAAATTCTGTGCAACTGGGACTATGGGTTTCAAAAGCAATCTTTCATCTGGTGAAATTGTTGAACAGCTGGTCCATGCAAACCGCATTTCACACATACGAAATGTTGTATTCATG GGAATGGGGGAGCCATTAAATAACTACACAGCTTTAGTGGAAGCAATTCAGGCTATGTTAGGATTTCCATTTCAGCTATCAGCCAAAAGAATTACAGTTTCAACT GTTGGGATCATCCATGCCATCAACAAGCTCCATGATGACCTCCCAAATGTGAACCTTGCGGTTTCATTGCATGCACCCGATCAGGACGTCCGATGTCAAATTATGCCAGCAGCACGAGCATTTCCCCTTGCTAGGCTAATAGATGCAATGCGAGCCTATCAGAATAAGAG tGGACAGAAGATCTTTATTGAGTATATCATGCTTGATGGAGTGAATGATCAGGACCAGCATGCTCACCAGCTTGGCAAGTTACTGGAAAAGCTCAAATCG GTAGTCAATTTGATACCATTTAACCCAATCGGCACTACAAGTGGTTTTAAGACTAGCAGTGAACAGAATGTCAAGAGTTTCCAGAGGATTCTGAGAGGTGTCTACAATGTTCGAACAACAGTAAGACAAGAGATGGGTCAGGATATAAGTGGTGCTTGTGGCCAGCTGGTTGTGAACCTTTCAGAACAGAGATCAGCAGGTGGTGCAAGTCTTTTGACTGACATTGAAGATCTCCATATTTGA
- the LOC120253399 gene encoding strigolactone esterase D14-like, translated as MVGGHANTTTSTNGRTIKLLEILNVRVVGNGDRFLILSHGFGTDQSAWQRILPFLTRDYKVILYDLVCAGSVNPDHFHFDRYTTLDAFVDDLLAILDALRIHRCAFIGHSFSAMIGILAAIRRPELFSKLILVGASPRFLNDGDYHGGFNREEIERVLAAMKANYEAWAMGYAPLAVGSDVPAVVREFSRTLFNMRPDISLFVARTVFNSDLRGVLELVCTPCVIVQTARDVSVPMSVAAYLRDHLGGRSTVEILPTEGHLPHLSAPQLLGPVLRRALTR; from the exons ATGGTGGGGGGCCATGccaacaccaccaccagcaccaatGGCCGCACCATCAAGCTTCTCGAGATCCTCAACGTTCGGGTCGTTGGCAATGGCGACCGCTTCCTCATCCTTTCCCATGGATTCGGCACCGACCAATCCGCATGGCAACGCATCCTCCCCTTTCTCACCCGCGACTACAAAGTCATTCTCTACGACCTCGTCTGCGCCGGCAGCGTCAACCCCGACCACTTCCACTTCGATCGCTACACCACCCTCGACGCCTTCGTCGACGATCTCCTCGCCATCCTCGATGCTCTCCGTATCCACCGCTGCGCCTTTATTGGTCATTCCTTCTCTGCCATGATCGGCATCCTCGCCGCCATCCGCCGCCCTGAACTTTTCTCTAAGCTCATCCTCGTCGGCGCCTCCCCAAG GTTCCTCAACGACGGGGACTATCACGGGGGATTCAATAGGGAGGAGATCGAGAGAGTGCTCGCGGCGATGAAGGCGAACTACGAGGCGTGGGCGATGGGGTACGCACCGCTCGCGGTGGGTAGCGATGTGCCGGCGGTGGTGCGGGAGTTCAGCCGGACGTTGTTCAACATGAGGCCGGACATCTCGTTGTTCGTCGCGCGTACGGTGTTCAATAGCGATCTGCGTGGCGTGCTGGAGCTGGTGTGCACGCCGTGCGTCATCGTGCAGACGGCGAGGGACGTGTCGGTGCCGATGTCGGTGGCGGCTTACCTCCGGGACCATCTCGGTGGCCGGAGCACCGTCGAGATCCTCCCGACCGAAGGGCATCTCCCGCACCTGAGCGCGCCGCAGCTGCTCGGCCCCGTCCTACGCCGTGCGCTGACGCGGTGA
- the LOC120253413 gene encoding zinc finger CCCH domain-containing protein 13 gives MSRRERERDGRDSHSKRFHSRSEREHRSDRDSRPDRGPSPKKVRRDGKPATERIHASDSNLDTVGLTDPDLKQHRRLKDPLPLEDLATEKKAEPEIMKKVPDKNVEELSHKHLSDPAEIPRSKGYFQHDERGSAGHGGRTFIHKATDHGRWSERKEQPMERARDRTDTKDTQRKDEKAPSRGDDKSVWRHDGFYELETDAPPARKRPAFREQKMPVETEPAAAEMSKQPALDTGIKEERGHYSHGLDKPGRPYPRVDERYAKRGDGSYYREQRPGYQSRRDRYGGGGGGGGMRGRDRFNGRYAERRMQYPGDVQPEKWKHDLFDEANKSPAQKNEEEQIAKVEALLLL, from the exons ATGTCTCGCCGGGAACGGGAGCGCGATGGCCGGGACTCTCATAGCAAGCGCTTCCACTCGAGGTCCGAGAGGGAGCATAGGTCTGATAGGGATTCAAGGCCGGACAGAGGACCTAG TCCTAAGAAGGTCAGAAGAGATGGCAAACCAGCAACTGAGAGAATACATGCCAGCGATAGCAATTTGGATACTGTAGGCTTGACTGATCCGGATCTAAAGCAGCATAGACGGTTGAAAGATCCCTTGCCACTTGAGGACCTAGCAACTGAGAAAAAGGCGGAGCCTGAAATTATGAAAAAGGTACCAGATAAAAATGTTGAGGAGCTATCTCACAAACATCTGTCTGACCCAGCTGAAATACCACGATCTAAGGGCTATTTTCAG CACGATGAGCGTGGCAGTGCTGGACATGGTGGTCGAACCTTCATCCATAAAGCTACTG ATCATGGAAGGTGGAGTGAAAGGAAGGAGCAACCAATGGAAAGGGCTAGAGACAGAACAGACACCAAAGACACACAAAGGAAAGATGAGAAAGCTCCGTCTCGTGGAGACGATAAAAGTGTTTGGAGGCATGATGGGTTTTATGAATTGGAGACAGATGCACCGCCTGCCAGGAAAAGACCTGCATTTAGAGAGCAGAAAATGCCTGTAGAAACTGAGCCAGCTGCAGCTGAGATGAGTAAGCAGCCAGCACTAGATACtggaataaaagaagaaagaggtcATTACTCTCACGGGCTCGACAAACCGGGGAGACCTTATCCAAGAGTTGATGAAAGATATGCCAAGAGAGGGGATGGATCTTATTATCGAGAACAAAGGCCTGGATATCAGTCAAGAAGGGATAGgtatggtggtggtggtggtggtggtggcatgagAGGAAGAGATCGGTTCAATGGACGGTATGCAGAGAGAAGAATGCAGTACCCCGGTGATGTTCAGCCGGAGAAATGGAAGCATGACCTGTTCGATGAGGCAAATAAGAGCCCGGCTCAGAAGAACGAAGAGGAGCAAATTGCAAAGGTAGAAGCGCTCTTGTTGTTGTAG